GCCAGCCGATGGTCAGGGTTCGACGATCTCGCGGTTGTCGTCGTCGGGAAACCAGACGGGGCTGAGGTAGTCGATGATCTGCTGGTCGGTGCGCAGGCGGAGCTCGCCGTGGCCGTCGAGGAAGGAGAACGACGATTTGCTGTTGTGCGGCCAGTGCGGGTCGTCGGCCCAGTCGTAGTCGGGCTGGATGGGCTTGAAGTTACCGTCGTTTGGGCTGCCCTCGTCGACGAAGATGATCAGCCGGTCCTGCTGCTGCGTGAAGCGCGAGGGCATGGGATAGGTGATGCCCGCGGCGGTGCTGGCCTTGGCGACCCGCAGCGAGTAGAGGTTGGCGTTGATAGAGTAGGAGAGTTGCCCCCTGGTCGGCTGGGCGTCGCTGGGACAGCGGTAGACCTCGACGTTCTTGATCAGCGGGTAGAGCATGCCTTTGGCCACATCGAAGGCGGGATCGAAGGCGTCGCCGCAGGGAACCCACGAACCGAGGGCATTATCATAGTCGGTGGCGGAATTGTCGCCGCGGGCGGGCCAGGTGTCGAAGTTCTCGTTGGCGTAGGTCATGTTGGCCAGCGTGAGCTGCCGGAGGTTGTTGGAGCAGAAGATGCCGCGGGCGTCCTCTTTGGACCGCCCTATCGTCGGCAGCAGCATGCCCATGAGGATGCTGATGATGGCGATGGTGGTCAGGAGTTCGATCAGGGTGAACGAGGTCGGTCTTCTGTCCATGTCTGTCCTCATGCCTCGATGCGGCGGTTGTCCTAAGCGGTCATGAAGCCTTTCCAGACGAGGGCGATCGCGCTGACCAGCAGGAGCCCGACGGCCAGCAGACGCCGCTTGCCTCTAAGAATGCTGATCAGCCCGAGTGACGCCAGCATGGTCAATGACGAGAATGGAACCCAGAAGGCCCTGGACCATGAGAAGATGGACGGCTGTCGGAGCGTTTCGCCCGGATATTCCACAAGGGCCACCTGGCTGACCACGACCGCGCCCGGCCCGTCGAGGACCAGGTCGGCACCCATCCTGGCCGGACGGGCGGCTGGATCGTCGCGGGCGGTGAAGGTGAGTTCGAAGGCCGCCCATTCGGTCTGGTCGCCCTTGAACGTGCGAGCCCGATCGGGACCGAGGGCCGCCTTCTGGACGTAGCGGGTTCCGTCAGCGAGGACCGTCCAGACCTCGAACCAGCCCGTGCCTTCGACCGTCTCCCATTGGGCCCAGCCGGCGATCCCGTACTTGACGGCGGAGATCGCGGGGCTCTCGATGGCCGCCAGAGGGTAGGTCTTGCGGCCGGTGTCCTGGCGGGTAATTCGCAGGCACTGGGAGCCGCCCGGCTCGTCCGGTTCGATCAGTTCGACTTCGGAGACCTGGGCGGGTTGGGTCGGCTGATCGGGCGGATTCGGGTCGATCAGCGGGATTGGCTGCTCGGTGCGTTGTCCATAGGTCCAGGCGGCCGCCATGACCATTGTCGCGATCGCCACCGCCACGCGTCCCAAGCCCATCGGTCAGCCTCCTCACGTCGCTTCGCGGGTTTGCAGCAGGAACATCCTTGTTGCACCATTATACCGAAGCGGGCGGAGAATTCATGCCCGGATTTCGCGCCGATGGCGCGACGCCCCGCTCCCTGATCCGCCCAAGGTGGATGGCTTTCAGCTTTCGACCGGGCGGTTGATCAGGTGGAGGAATTCGGTGCGGGTGGCTGGGGAGTCGTGGAAGCTGCCCAGGACGGTGGAGGTGGTCATGACGGAGTTCTGTTTCTCGACGCCGCGCATCATCATGCACAGGTGGCGGCACTCGACGACCACGCCGACGCCCTCGGGTTCGACGGCCCGCATGATTTCCTGGGCGATCTGGGCGGTGAGGCGTTCCTGGATCTGGAGCCGACGGGCGAGGCAGTCGACGATCCGGGCGAGTTTGCTGACGCCGAGAACCTTGTTGCGGGCGATGTAGCCGATGTGACAGCGGCCGAAGAACGGCAGCATATGGTGCTCGCAGAGGCTGTAGACCTCGATGTCGCGGGCGATGATCATGTTGTTGGCTTCGGAGTCGAAGACGGCGCCGTTGATCTCCCGCTGCGGGTCGCTGTGGTAGCCCTTGGTCAGGAACTCCCAGGCCTCAGCCACCCGCTGGGGGGTTTTGGCGAGGCCCTGGCGCTGCGGGTCTTCTCCGATTTCGACCAGCAGTTGGCGTATCAGATCGGCGACGCGTTCCCTGTTCACAGACCAACCCTCCTTCTGAGGCGTTCGGAAAACTCGATGTCGGCGACGAGCCCGGCGCCGTCGACGCCGCGAGCCGCCTCGGCGGCGGCCCGGCCGTCGTCGGGCAGGACCACGTCCGGCGCCAATTCGGCCAGCGGGACGATCAGAAAGGCCCGCTCCCGCAGGTCGGGGTCGGGAACCTTCAGATCGGGCTGATCGATGATTCTATCGCCGTAGAGCAGAATGTCCAGATCGATGGTGCGGGCGGCGTACTTGTCGGCGGTGCGAACGCGGCCGAGGTCGGCTTCAATCCGGCGGAGCAGGCCGAATTTCAGGTCGCGAGGAGCCATCGCGGTCTCGACGACAACGACGCCGTTGAGGAAGGCCGGCTGGCCCGGGCGGCCGAGCGGCGTCGTTCGATAGAACGTCGAAACGCCGACCATCGGCACGGATCGGGCGAGTTGCTCGATCGCGAGAAGGATATTGGCGTGCGGATCGATGTTGGACCCGACGGCGATGAAGGCCCGCACAGCCGGGTCAGGCATGGCCGCTGCGCTCCCGGACGATTTCGACGGCCACGGTGCGGGCGAACCGCAGGGCGCCGGGTTTTTCCAGCACGACGCGGACCCGCTGAACGTGTGGATCGGCGAGGCAAACGTCGGCGACCTTCTGGGCGAGGTGCTCGATGAGTTGGCACGAGGACGACTCGACGGTCTCGATAACCCTTTTCTTGACACTCTTGTAGTCGACGGTGTCTTCGAGACGGTCGGATCGGCACGCCGCCAAAAGGTCGGCCTCGAGGGTGAGGTTGAGCAGGACGTCCTGCTTTTCCCGCCGTTCGTGCTCGTAGACGCCGACGATGCACCGCAGGGCCAGGTCGCGGATGTGGATGCGATCAAGCTCGCGATCAGCCGCCATAGACGGACCCTTTCATGTGTCGGCCGCCGTCGACGTAAAGAACCTGGCCGGTGATAAACTCGTTTTGCAGGAGGAACATGACGGCGTCGAGGACCTGATCAACCGTGCCGATCCGCTGGAGCGGATTGCTGGTGACGAGTTTGGCCAGGTAGCTCTCTTCGTCCTTGCCGACCGGAGCAAGGATGACGCCGGGCGCGACGGCGTTGACCCGCACGCGCGGAGCGAACTCCAAAGCCATCATTTTGGTCAGCGACAGCAGCATGCGTTTCGAGAGGTTGTACGGTACGTGAAGCGGATCGTGATCGACCATGCGGGCGTCGAGGAAGTTGACGATGGCGGCTTGACGGCCCTGCCGGGCCACCGCCCGCGCGATCAGGAACGGCGCGACGGCGTTGATCCGGGCGTTGGCCAGGATGTCCTGGGCGGAGCAGTCGGCCAGGCGGCCTTCGGGAAAGATGGAGGCGTTGTTGATCAGGACGTCGATGGGTCCGGCCTGCTCGGCTGAGCGGTCGACGAGGGCCTCGGCCTGTTGCGGATCGTCCAGATCCGCCTGGACGGTCCAGGCGTCAACGCCCGAGGCGCGGATCGTGTCGGCCACTTCCTTGGCCTCAACTTCCGCTGAGCCGTAGTGGACGATCACGTTGGCCCCGGCGCGGGCCAGACCGAGAGCGACGTGGCGGCCGATGCGCTTGGCCGCCCCGGTGACCAATGAGGTTCGGCCGGTCAGGGGTTTTCGCGTATCCTGCGTATGCTGCGGCAAGTCCATCAGGCCCCTCTCGGCAGTTGGTCGATCTTGGCGGCGAGGACGAAATCGCTCTCGGTCAGCCCGTCGATCTTGTGCGTCCAGATCGTGATCGCTACCTTGCCCCACGACAGGTAAATATCGGGATGATGCCCCTGGTCCTCAGCCAGTTCGCCGACCCGATTGGTGAAATCCAGCGCCTGGCGAAAATCGGCGAACTTGAAGTCTTTCTCCAGGTGATGCTCGTTGACGACCTGCCAGCCGCCCCCCAGTTGCCGTTGGAGCTGCCGCAGCGGTTCGCCGCCCAGCGGCGGCACGCCGCCCTTGCACGGCACGCACTCCTTCTGCGCCAGCGAACAAGATTCGTTCATCGTCGTTCCCCTTTCTAGTCCTGATTTTGGCAATATGGCCGGCGAGGTTCAAGCCAAATCGGACAAGGGCAAGCACGGAGCACGCGGAAAGAAGAAATCTATAGCTGGAGTAGGGTGCGTCGTCCCGACGCACCACCTCTTGATCCACCCCCCATCCATCCGCCCGCCGCCCACATTCCTGGCCCGTTCCCTGCATTCCCACAGGAATCCCTTCCGGCGTCTCTGCCTGCGCCCCCAAAAAGGTCAATTTGACTCTATTCCATTCCCGTGCTATCTTTATCCTGCGGGGACGCGCCGCGCCCCCGCCCACGCGTCGCTTCGTGCGACGCTTGACAACTGAATACGCGACGGACCGTCGGGGCCTTTCCTCTGCGGCCCGCGGAGACCGCAAACGCGGCGCAAACCTTACAAATTGTACAAAACCCCGCCAACTGCCGTACCGTCCCGGTTTGTAGCACCCGGAAAAGCCGCTCCTCTACAAATCGTACGTTCTGTACAAAACGTACATCCGACAGCCGGCCGGTTCACCGAAGCTCCTGACCGCCGGACTCCCCCACGACGAAAGGCCGCGCCGATTTGACAATTTGTACAAAACCCGCGCAACCCGCTCATCGGCAACGCCCTGCAACCACCACCCCGAAATCCTGATCTTGTACGAATCGCACGTTTTGTACAAAACGTACAGCCCTCTGCCCTGATCTCCAAGCCGTCTCCGCGTGCTCCGTGCCGGTCTTTGCGGCTGGGCGAAGCGACCTGCTCAGTCGGGATCATCGGTGACGCGGAGTTCGTTGACGGGAGTGCCGTCGCTCCAGAGACCCATGAAGCGCTGCTCAGCGGTGTCGCCGAGGGCGTAGTGGCGGTTAATCCCGTAGAAGGCGGCGTCGGTCAGGCCGTCGAAGAGTTTCCAGAGGCCGTAGTAGTCGAGGGCGTCAATGCCGCGGCGGCTGCACTCGAGGCCGAGGAATGGGCAGAGTTCGGGAAGGTATCCGGTGTGCAGGCTGCGCACGTCGTAGTCCTCATCGTAGGCCAGCGGCGCGGTGTGATCGGCGATCAGGGCCGGGCTGCCGTGGTCGTCGGAAACGAGGACCACGTAATCCTTGTTTTCAAGCGGAATGGCGGTGGTCTCATTGAAGATGCGTTTGCCGTCGAGGTCGCCCACCAGCGTGTCACGATCGCCGACCACCGAGAGCAGCAGGGTCTGAGCGGGAATCTGGCTCAGGTCTTCCAGCGGTGCTCCGTGGCGGGGAACATCGCGCAGGGCGGCGGGCTCGACGGCCATGATCGCCTTGGGCGCGGGCAGGCCCTCCCGCTCGGCGACGGCGGCGAGGTTAACGACCAGAGCGGCCCCGGCTGAGTGGCCGACCACGGCGAAGCAGTCGAGGTCCGGGCTCACGTGGTCGTCGGATTGCAGCAGTTCGATCGAGGTCCGCAGGGCGGCGATCGCATTGGGCAGGAACTCCTCGGACGGGGTGAAGATCGACTCCTGGTACCGCGGATAGACGATGATATTGCCGCGGCGGACAAGATGCTCGATCCAGCCGCCATGGTACTTGGGATTGATGGCGGTCCATCCGTGGCCGAAGAGGATCAGCGGGGCGGTCTGCGGCGACGGTGAGGCGGGCTCGAAGATCCACACATGCTCGCCACCTCGGCCGACGACAGTGGTCCGGACGCTGGCGTGGTCATAGTCTGAACCGCCGGGCCCTTCAGCCGGCTGATCGGGCGGCAGGATACCGAAGCCCTGGCAGGAGACGAGGCCGCAGGCACAAATGACCGCTCCAACGATTCGAACCACCGGCTGAACCATCGTCGGGCCCCCCTTCCGATTGGTTTATTGCGCCTAATCCTCCGCGGCCTGTCCGCCGTTGCCCACCAGCGGGCGGATCTTGTCGACCCGGAAGTAGACCAGGTACAGATCGTCGTCCTCCTGTCCGGGCACGGGACAGCGCCGGCGGAGCTGTTCGATAAGCTCACGGTCCCGCTCTTCGCGAATCCTGGTCAGGTAGAGCCGTCTGCCCTGGTAGCCGGAACCCTCCTCGATGAAGAGGTACGCGGCGTGCGGATTGGACTGGAGGTTGTGATAGGTAAGGCGGTGGTGCATGATGAAGGCCGCGGTGTTCTCATCCATCATGTGAGGCCGGGCGTAGACGGCGGCGTCCACAATGCCGCTGAAATCCGCCGTCGCGAGCACACCCACCCCGCGCGTCCGCTCGAAGTACTCGGACAGGTTCATCGACAACCTCCTTTGCGCTTCTCTCCCGCTGATGAGTCACGAAAGGACCGGATCTATCGTATGCGGGTATTGTAACGCGGCATCGCGGGCGGCTCAACCTTTTTATCGGCCGCTGAAAGAGCAGGTGCCGTCGGTTTACCGGGCGGCAGGCTCGGGTGTGATCGGAGTTAGTTCGATGAAGCGAATTCCGGGACTGGGGCAGGCCAGGGCAAAGGAGAGGGTCTGGCCGTCGCGGACGACCGGCACGGGGTCGGCTTGACCGTATTGGGCGGCCTCGCGGAGTTGGGCCTTGACGCCTTGAACGTCAAGATCGGGCCGGCCGAGTTCGATCCACTTGCCGTAGCTGTCGCCGTGCTCCTCGTCCGCGCACCAGTGGCGCGTGCAGCGGTAGTCGCGAGGTTGGGGTGTCTTGATCGAGACATTCACCTGCGTCTGGTACGGTTGGCGAGTCAGGTCCTCATCGTAGTTGACGAGCACGATGCGGATGGTCTGATCGGGCATGACGACGGCCAGGCCGTCGATCGGATCGTTGGTGGAAACCACGTCGAGCCGCCGGCCGCTGCGAAGCTGGTGAAGGAACACGAAGGCGTTGTACACCGGCTTGGGGGCCGGGTGCTTGGTGAACATGCCGAGATAGCCGGAGAAACCTCTGACGTTGCCGACTTCCGGATGGTCGATCAGGTTGAAGAAGGCGGCGTAGTCGAGGTCGGCGTCGAGCATGAGACGGACGGCTTTGACCACCATCGAGGCGTTCCACGGCAGGTCGGCGGGCTCGCCGGTCATGCTATTGCAGTTCCATTCGGTGATGCCGACCGGGCAGTCCTTGAGGCCGGGGAACATGGTCTTGTATCGGTGCAGATACGGGATGAACTCGCCGAGCAGGCGGATGGGCGCATTGGAGCCGATGTAGACGTGGCTGGAGTAGTGGTCGATAGCGTCGAGTTGGTTTCGCTCCTGGAGCCAGCGGAGGATGCGTTCCTCGAACCGGGCCGGTCCGCCGCTGGTGAGGCCCATCTTCAGATCGACGCCGCGCCGCTGCTCGACCCGCTGGGCGGCCAGGTAGACCTGTTCGGAAAGCTGCTGGAATTCCTCGTCGGTTCCCAGGTAGTAGTGGCCGCCGGGTTCGTTGTAGATCTCCCAGAGCCATTGCTCGGCTCCGTCCTTGCCGTAGCGGTCGACGACGCGGTCGAAGATGGCTTCGATGAAGCGGCCCCACTTGCCCATGTCGCTGGGGGCGAGGCGATTGCAGAAATGGGGGCGTCGGACGCCGGGCGTATCGAGGGCCTGCGGCGTGCTTTCGATGGTGACGATGGGCGTGATCCGGTACTGGCGGACGAGCATGTCGAAGATCTGGTCGAACCGCGTCCAGTCGTAGACCGGGTTGCCGTGCTCGTCATCGGTGCGGTAGGCTTCGACGGCGTTGATCGGATCGTGAACCCGCATCCAGTCGATGCCGGCTTCGGTCAGGTACGGCAGGGTCTCCTGGACGTCGGGACGCAGCAGCCAACTGCAGTAGCTCAGGTCGACGCCGGACCAGACGCGGTGGTTGATCGTCTCACCCGGTTTGGAGGCGTCTATCGTGAGTTCGGCTTGGTTTGGATCGAAGGGCGGGACGGCGCCCGTCAGCGGCTGACGGGCCATCCAGACCTGATCGAACCACACGGTTCCGCCGGCCCCGTCAAAGAAGCGGATCCAGAGCTGGACCTTCTTGACCGCTTCGCTGAAGCGGGTGCTGCTTTCGGCGTACTCCCAGCCTTTGTCGCCCGTGGTGAACAGGTCGAGGTCGCCGTGACAGAGGTGTCTGCCGCTTTCGTCCTGGCCGACCAGTTGGATGCCGACGCCGGACCATCCGGTCCTGCCGCAGGTGATATCGACGGCTTTCTTCCACGCTCCGAACCGCAGTTCCTCGCCGTGGTAGGCAAAGGCCTTGCTGACGAGGGTGGCCGGGCCGGTGATCCGGATGCAGCGGCCGCCAAGAACGGGTTGCTCGGTGTCGTCCAGAATCTCGCTTCCTTCGGACCAGACGGCCAGGTCGTCCCAGTCGACGCCGTTCTTCTGGAAATACCAGTGATCGACGCCGAGCGTGCCTTCGAACGACGGGTCGCCGATCATCTCCTCCAGTCCTTCCTGTCCGATCGCGATCCGCACATCGTCGAACCAGACGGTCCCGGATGAGCCCTGGTTGGCGAGTTGAAGGCCGTACCAGCGGACGCCGTCGTTGAACTGGTGTTGGCCGCCGGCTTCGCTCCAATCCCGATCGCCGGAAACGACAAGGATGTCGCGATGGCAGACTTCCCGTTTCGTGTTGTCGTATCCGACGAGAATGGCGCGGCCGACCTTGTAGGCGGCGTCGCCCGCCGCGACGGAACGGCAGCGCACCTTCAGCGATATCCGGATGGACTGGCCCCGGTTGTTGGGGAAAAGCTGGGTCGCGTAGCCGACGCCGGGTTCGAGCCTGATCGCCCCGTCGTCGATCTCGGCCGCGGTGTCCTGCTGGCGCGTCAGCAGTTCCGACCAGTTGGGTTTCTGGAAATCGACGTCCAACAGCGGCCGGTCGGCGGCGAAGGCGGCATGTGAGAAGAGCAGGACGCCGACGGTTGCATGGATGGGCCATCGTCTGGCAGGACATTGTGCTGACACTGAGAATCTCCGAGGGATTGAGTGACTGGTTTCTGTCAGTTGACCGGGTCGTCCAGCATGTTGCTTCCGATCTGGCCGGGGTAGAAGGCCTCAACGTGCCCGTCGGCGAAAAGAGATGTCATTCGTCCGCTGTGAAGAAACGAGCCGTAGTAGGTCAGGCCGGGAAAGTTGATGAAAAGGCAGAAGCTGTTGGGATGGTAGACATCCGCATTCCAGGCCCCTTCGCCCAAGACGATCTGCTGCGAAGGATAGGGAATTCTGTGGAAGGGAAAGAAGCCGTTGGTGGCCTCCCACGTGCCCGTGTACCCGTTCCAGGAAGGATAGTGGTAGTGGCTGTTGGAGACCCTCGCGTAGCTGATGCTGGAGGCCGGCAGCGCGTCGACCGAAGTGGCGTTGGTGGGGCAAAGCCAGATGGGCTCTCCGGGCCACGGCAGGTACTTGAGCAACGCCATGGTCCACTGCCACCACGGAGAAGGGCTATAGCCGCTGCGAAACAGGCCGACCAGATAGCCGTTGTAGTCGTTCAGGTAGGCTTGGACACCGAATGAAATTTGGCGGAGATTACCGGCGCATTGCGTCTGCCGGGCGCTCTCGCGGGCGGAGGCCAGGGCGGGCAGGAGAATCGCCACCAGAACGGCGATGATGGCCACCACGACCAGGAGCTCGATCAGGGTGAACGCCTTCGATTTTCCACAATGCATGGCAGCCTCCTAACGTGAATGCGAAGCGCAGGAACTTCGCACGATAAGCCGGCACGGATAGTCGTTCTTGGACATCCGCGGCGTCAGATCGCCGCCGCCTTCCAGATGGTCGACGAGCATGTCGAGGGCGACGCGGCCGAGTTGCTCCAGATCGGTGTGAACAGCGGTCAGAGGCGGATTGGCGAACTCGGAGAGCCGGGTGTCGCCGCTGCTGATGAGGCTCACGTCGCGCGGGCACATGAGTCCGCGGGCGCCCAAAAGACCGAGCATCGCCACCTGGGTCTGGTCGCTGGCGAAGATCACCGTCGCCCGCTCCTCGGGCGGGGCGGCCAGCCAGTGCTCCAGAACGCAAGCCGCCGCATCGTAGTCGCATCGCCCGGCTGAGGGTTCCAGAATATCGAGACGGCAGCGTGAGGCGACCGGGTCGCCGGCGCACCGCTGAACGACCAGATCGGCGACCTCGCGGGACCGGCGGGTCGGCTCGTGGCAGAGGATGGCCCGTCGGTGCCCCAGCTCGGCGGCGTGCCGAACCGCCTGGCACAGTCCATCGACCACGTCGCAGGCGATGGTGGGCACCAGTTCGGCGACCTCGACGTTATCGCCGATACAGACGCAGGGAATGTCGAACTCGCGGAAACGGGCAACCACAGCGGCTTCGACATAGCCGGTCAGGATCAGGCCGTCGACCGCCCGCTGGCCGACCTTGGGCGGAATGATGAAGGAGTCGACGCTCGATAGATTGTAGAGGCTGACGTTCAGGCCATAGCCGCGTTGGCGGCAGGCGTGCTCGATGCCGCGGAAGATCGCCCCGTAATAGAGGTTGACCAGGCCATCGGTGACGCGGTCGGAAAGGATGAAGCCGACGTGGCCGGTGCGTTTGGTCGAGAGGGCCTTGGCGGCGGCGTTGGGCTGATAACCGAGGCGTTCGGCGGCTTCGAAGATGCGCCGGCGGGTCCGGTCGGAGATCTTGACCCGGTTGGGGCGGTTGTTCAGCACGATTGAGACGGTGGACTTACGGACACCGACCGCTTCGGCAATGTCGCTGAGCGTCACAGCCACGAATCGCTCCAGAACGCTGTAGAATGCTACACTAACCGGTTAGTGTACTGAATGAAGGGATATCCGTCAAGGGAAAAACCCGGGGGAAGTCTCGGGGGAGTCGGGTCACCGCAGGAAAGCCTGGCTGGGACAGGCTTTGGGGGATCTCGGGTCCCATGAGAGTCGGCGGAATTGACAGGCGTCGCTCATGATGATACAATGTATCAACCGAGGAATAGAGCGCTGGGAGGTTTTGGCGATGGGCAAGAGACTGACACGGCACGGAAACAGCATGGCGTTGGTGATCGACCGTCCGATACTGGACCTGCTGAAGATCGATGAGAAGACCGAGCTTGAGCTGTTCACCGACGGCAGTTGCCTGGTCGTGGTCCCGCAGAAGGATCCAACGCGTGACGCACGGATCGCCTCGGCTCTGGAGACGGTGAACCGTCGGCACGGCAAGGTCCTCAAGAAACTGGCGGAGTAGGTCATGGCCATCGTCTTTCTGGCCTTGGACGACGTGCTGCTGATTCATGCCGACCAGATTGAACGCTACGGCGGCAGTACGGGCGTGCGCGATCTTCGGCTGCTGGAATCAGCCATCGCGGTAGTCCAGGCGAGTTTTGCCGGTGTTCCCCTGCAGCAGGACATCTACGAGATGGCTGCGGCATACATGGTCCACCTCGTCAAGAATCACCCCTTCGTAGACGGCAACAAGCGGACCGGGTTGGCATCCGCCCTGATATTCCTGGAAATCAACGGTGTCCAGGTGGTTGTCGACGATGAGGCGCTCTATCAACTGGTGATGGACGTGGTGGCGAACCGCGCCGACAAGCGGCGGGCGTCTGAGGTGCTCCGGTCGTCCGGACCGGACACCAGAGCGTGAAACCATCCTCGGATGGCAATGGCCCAGCGTTTAGTCCAGTTGGACCAACTGGTGGATCAGGTCCTTGTTGGTCGGGTAGATTTGGCGGTAGAGGTCGAGGCGTTTTTGGTAAAGGTCGCGGAACTCGGCCCGTGGTTTGTAGGTTCGGCCGGAGATGACGGCTTTGCGGGCGTAGTCGGCGGCGTTGTCGATGCGGCCGAGACCGGCGGCGGCGAGTAGCGCGACCCCCCAGCAGGCCCCTTCGGTGATCTCCAGAACGGTGACGGGCCGGTCGAGCACGTCGGCGTAGGTCTGCATCCAGACCGGGCTCTTGGCCGCCCCACCGATGCCGCGGTATTCGTCGATCCGGACGCCGGCCTGGGTGAGCAGGTCCTGGTTGAGGCGCAGCTCATAGACCACGCCCTCGACGACCGCGCGGGCGATGTCCCAGCGGGTGGTCTTAAGGTGCAGCCCGACCAGGGCGCCGGCGGCCTGGGTGTCGAGGTACGGCGTGCCGGTGGTGGTCAGGTAGGGCAGAAACAGCAGGTTGGTGGGCTTTTCGGGCAGGCTGCGGAAGATCAGGTCGTAGACGTCGGCATTGTCGCGGCGGGCCTGGTCGGCAAGGTCCTGGGCGAAATTGTCGCGGAACCATCGCAGCGCGCTTCCGCCGGTGAAGTTCCAGGCCAGCGACACCGAGTTTCCGCCGTAGGTCGGATAGCGGCAGAGGTTGCTTCTGGTCATGACGGCTGGGTCGACCTGCTGGTCGAGCAGGACGCCCATGCAGACAACGGTGCCGGTGGCGAGCATGGACTGGCCGACGTCGACGCCCGCGCCGAGGATGCCGGCGGGCTGGTCGTGGAGCCCGGGGACCATCGCCATGCCTTCGGCGAATCCCAGGTCGTTGCGGCCGACCCGGCCGATGACCTGGCCGGGCGCCGCGGGCCTGGCCAGCAGCGAGGAGTCGAGGCCCACAAGGTCCAGCAGACGGGAGGACCAGCGTTTCTCGTTCACGTCGAACAGAAGCATTCTGGCCGCCAGCGAAT
The Phycisphaerae bacterium DNA segment above includes these coding regions:
- a CDS encoding alpha/beta hydrolase fold domain-containing protein, producing the protein MVQPVVRIVGAVICACGLVSCQGFGILPPDQPAEGPGGSDYDHASVRTTVVGRGGEHVWIFEPASPSPQTAPLILFGHGWTAINPKYHGGWIEHLVRRGNIIVYPRYQESIFTPSEEFLPNAIAALRTSIELLQSDDHVSPDLDCFAVVGHSAGAALVVNLAAVAEREGLPAPKAIMAVEPAALRDVPRHGAPLEDLSQIPAQTLLLSVVGDRDTLVGDLDGKRIFNETTAIPLENKDYVVLVSDDHGSPALIADHTAPLAYDEDYDVRSLHTGYLPELCPFLGLECSRRGIDALDYYGLWKLFDGLTDAAFYGINRHYALGDTAEQRFMGLWSDGTPVNELRVTDDPD
- a CDS encoding SDR family oxidoreductase, coding for MDLPQHTQDTRKPLTGRTSLVTGAAKRIGRHVALGLARAGANVIVHYGSAEVEAKEVADTIRASGVDAWTVQADLDDPQQAEALVDRSAEQAGPIDVLINNASIFPEGRLADCSAQDILANARINAVAPFLIARAVARQGRQAAIVNFLDARMVDHDPLHVPYNLSKRMLLSLTKMMALEFAPRVRVNAVAPGVILAPVGKDEESYLAKLVTSNPLQRIGTVDQVLDAVMFLLQNEFITGQVLYVDGGRHMKGSVYGG
- a CDS encoding type II secretion system protein; amino-acid sequence: MDRRPTSFTLIELLTTIAIISILMGMLLPTIGRSKEDARGIFCSNNLRQLTLANMTYANENFDTWPARGDNSATDYDNALGSWVPCGDAFDPAFDVAKGMLYPLIKNVEVYRCPSDAQPTRGQLSYSINANLYSLRVAKASTAAGITYPMPSRFTQQQDRLIIFVDEGSPNDGNFKPIQPDYDWADDPHWPHNSKSSFSFLDGHGELRLRTDQQIIDYLSPVWFPDDDNREIVEP
- a CDS encoding AbrB/MazE/SpoVT family DNA-binding domain-containing protein, whose translation is MGKRLTRHGNSMALVIDRPILDLLKIDEKTELELFTDGSCLVVVPQKDPTRDARIASALETVNRRHGKVLKKLAE
- a CDS encoding 4a-hydroxytetrahydrobiopterin dehydratase produces the protein MNESCSLAQKECVPCKGGVPPLGGEPLRQLQRQLGGGWQVVNEHHLEKDFKFADFRQALDFTNRVGELAEDQGHHPDIYLSWGKVAITIWTHKIDGLTESDFVLAAKIDQLPRGA
- the folE gene encoding GTP cyclohydrolase I FolE, translated to MGAGRGPARRRPGRRRGGSRRRRRRARRRHRVFRTPQKEGWSVNRERVADLIRQLLVEIGEDPQRQGLAKTPQRVAEAWEFLTKGYHSDPQREINGAVFDSEANNMIIARDIEVYSLCEHHMLPFFGRCHIGYIARNKVLGVSKLARIVDCLARRLQIQERLTAQIAQEIMRAVEPEGVGVVVECRHLCMMMRGVEKQNSVMTTSTVLGSFHDSPATRTEFLHLINRPVES
- a CDS encoding type II toxin-antitoxin system death-on-curing family toxin, whose amino-acid sequence is MVFLALDDVLLIHADQIERYGGSTGVRDLRLLESAIAVVQASFAGVPLQQDIYEMAAAYMVHLVKNHPFVDGNKRTGLASALIFLEINGVQVVVDDEALYQLVMDVVANRADKRRASEVLRSSGPDTRA
- a CDS encoding pyridoxamine 5'-phosphate oxidase family protein, with the translated sequence MNLSEYFERTRGVGVLATADFSGIVDAAVYARPHMMDENTAAFIMHHRLTYHNLQSNPHAAYLFIEEGSGYQGRRLYLTRIREERDRELIEQLRRRCPVPGQEDDDLYLVYFRVDKIRPLVGNGGQAAED
- the folB gene encoding dihydroneopterin aldolase translates to MAADRELDRIHIRDLALRCIVGVYEHERREKQDVLLNLTLEADLLAACRSDRLEDTVDYKSVKKRVIETVESSSCQLIEHLAQKVADVCLADPHVQRVRVVLEKPGALRFARTVAVEIVRERSGHA
- a CDS encoding LacI family transcriptional regulator is translated as MAVTLSDIAEAVGVRKSTVSIVLNNRPNRVKISDRTRRRIFEAAERLGYQPNAAAKALSTKRTGHVGFILSDRVTDGLVNLYYGAIFRGIEHACRQRGYGLNVSLYNLSSVDSFIIPPKVGQRAVDGLILTGYVEAAVVARFREFDIPCVCIGDNVEVAELVPTIACDVVDGLCQAVRHAAELGHRRAILCHEPTRRSREVADLVVQRCAGDPVASRCRLDILEPSAGRCDYDAAACVLEHWLAAPPEERATVIFASDQTQVAMLGLLGARGLMCPRDVSLISSGDTRLSEFANPPLTAVHTDLEQLGRVALDMLVDHLEGGGDLTPRMSKNDYPCRLIVRSSCASHSR